The proteins below are encoded in one region of Archocentrus centrarchus isolate MPI-CPG fArcCen1 chromosome 13, fArcCen1, whole genome shotgun sequence:
- the LOC115790019 gene encoding nodal homolog 4-A-like yields MSFAFIVMTFLLGSSMMMAFVLHPSREEPAAAANSPVSAHRCQSESWQSVRKSLLGLLNLQTEPRLPDGAVDSVREQWNRTFSILSHTARHTAAPAVPSYSASADNGNSANLKCCSVASEIFMKDLGWDSWVIHPLSLTFVQCAPCNSPTDTVQCPSYQFSARGANTQDQVPCCEPTSQEVVPIVYMDETGTAVISSMQLTLSCGCGTAHSQEPGKE; encoded by the exons ATGTCCTTTGCATTCATTGTCATGACATTCCTTCTGGGCTCCTCCATGATGATGGCATTTGTCTTGCATCCATCCAGGGAGgaacctgcagctgctgctaacTCTCCTGTCTCAGCCCACAG GTGCCAAAGTGAGTCATGGCAGTCTGTCAGGAAGAGCCTCCTCGGACTTCTGAACTTGCAGACTGAGCCGAGGCTGCCTGATGGGGCGGTGGACAGCGTCAGAGAGCAATGGAACCGAACCTTCAGCATCCTTTCTCACACAGccagacacacagcag CCCCGGCAGTCCCGAGCTACTCTGCATCAGCTGATAATGGAAACAGTGCAAACCTGAAGTGTTGTTCCGTGGCCTCAGAGATCTTCATGAAGG ATCTGGGCTGGGACAGCTGGGTGATCCATCCTTTGAGTCTTACCTTTGTTCAGTGTGCACCCTGTAACTCTCCCACAGACACTGTACAGTGTCCATCCTACCAGTTCAGTGCTCGGGGTGCCAACACACAG GACCAGGTGCCATGTTGTGAGCCAACCTCTCAGGAAGTGGTGCCCATTGTGTACATGGATGAAACCGGCACTGCTGTCATTTCCTCCATGCAGCTGACCCTCAGCTGTGGCTGTGGAACGGCCCACTCCCAAGAGCCCGGCAAGGAGTAG
- the LOC115789990 gene encoding zinc finger BED domain-containing protein 4-like isoform X2 — protein MDSKYRPISRRTVSERRIPELVKKVKETVLEKLKTQSSVSLTTDLWSDRRLRSFLGVTAHVCYKSKDSYALESYLLDCRRFTGRHTGEHISSAFEEITEEYGIRHKISYIITDNASNMKCAFKVHMPQQQSDDSESEEDNLDNEHLWEDINLAEDTELPWSSGECLSCFAHSLQLVVNDGMKEVRTISRSIAKTSRFTTLLHSSSQFKDKFEAMFGTNRTVPAASMTRWNSTFKQVQALIALDHKALNEMCTKDYEDVVFSTREWNQLKELSAVLAPFSEATDLTEGEKSVTISMVVPTVLDLNTHLLKMEETRMQCRPLVAALKQSLMKRFSGIFIKINMAKESGREQPFNHNVYFFATMLDPQFGLSWVDLDVTNGGNAASVKKFREELKKTLTDTLIFEVENMMDSKDETGSEARNVDPASDSPPAKCPRLLSRYKAHKKRSSVQDSSIVTQISKYFDAVRDSDPDNALVFWAKNHARFPQLHNLALKVLSVPASSAPVERVFSRGGIIMRPHRARLGHRMLQSLMFLKCNQTLL, from the exons TAGAAGAACAGTTTCTGAGAGGCGAATACCAGAGTTGGTAAAGAAGGTCAAGGAAACTGTTTTGGAGAAACTGAAGACCCAGTCGTCTGTGTCATTAACAACTGACCTCTGGTCTGATCGCAGGCTACGCTCCTTCCTTGGAGTGACTGCCCATGTGTGCTACAAATCAAAGGATTCCTATGCACTTGAATCCTACCTGCTGGACTGTAGGCGTTTTACAGGCAGGCATACTGGAGAGCATATTTCATCTGCCTTTGAGGAGATCACAGAGGAATATGGGATTCGTCACAAAATAAGCTATATCATAACAGACAATGCCAGCAATatgaaatgtgcttttaaaGTACACATGCCCCAACAGCAATCTGATGACAGTGAGAGTGAGGAGGATAATCTAGATAACGAGCACTTGTGGGAGGACATTAATTTAGCAGAAGACACAGAATTACCCTGGTCATCAGGTGAATGTCTTTCCTGCTTTGCACACTCTCTGCAGTTAGTTGTGAATGATGGCATGAAGGAGGTTAGGACCATTTCCCGCTCCATAGCCAAAACATCACGGTTCACAACTCTATTACATAGCAGCTCACAATTCAAAGACAAGTTTGAGGCTATGTTTGGCACTAATAGGACTGTTCCAGCTGCAAGCATGACTCGTTGGAACAGTACATTTAAACAAGTACAGGCCCTCATAGCTCTGGACCACAAAGCCCTGAACGAAATGTGCACTAAGGATTATGAGGATGTGGTGTTTAGCACCCGTGAGTGGAACCAACTGAAGGAACTGAGTGCAGTTCTTGCTCCATTTTCTGAGGCAACAGAcctgacagaaggagagaaatcAGTTACCATTAGTATGGTGGTTCCAACTGTCCTGGACTTGAATACACACCTCCTCAAGATGGAGGAGACCCGAATGCAGTGCCGgccattagttgcagccctcAAGCAGTCTCTGATGAAAAGATTTTCTGGAAtctttataaaaataaacatggccaaagagAGCGGAAGAGAGCAACCTTTTAACCACAATGTGTACTTTTTTGCTACCATGCTGGATCCGCAGTTTGGCTTAAGCTGGGTGGACTTAGATGTTACCAATGGGGGAAATGCAGCATCAGTGAAGAAGTTCAGAGAAGAACTTAAGAAGACTCTGACAG ACACATTGATCTTTGAGGTGGAGAACATGATGGACAGTAAAGATGAAACGGGCTCAGAAGCCAGGAATGTGGATCCAGCCAGTGATTCACCACCAGCTAAATGTCCTCGCCTTCTGTCCCGCTACAAGGCCCACAAGAAACGCAGCTCAGTGCAGGATTCAAGTATTGTAACACAGATAAGCAAATACTTTGATGCCGTCCGTGACTCTGATCCTGACAATGCACTTGTCTTCtgggccaaaaaccatgccagaTTTCCACAACTCCACAATTTGGCATTGAAGGTGCTATCAGTCCCTGCCTCCTCTGCACCAGTGGAGAGGGTTTTCAGTAGAGGAGGCATTATAATGAGACCCCATCGTGCACGTTTAGGTCACAGAATGTTGCAATCtctcatgtttttaaaatgcaacCAAACTTTACTTTAA